The Psilocybe cubensis strain MGC-MH-2018 chromosome 7, whole genome shotgun sequence genome has a window encoding:
- a CDS encoding Phosphatidylserine decarboxylase proenzyme 2, whose product MSLHASNIDKPIDPVTPDTLPDASHEDIANGLSAIVDHSAEAPNVTHHIHTPIRSLINSHWIKSLIPGIEKLAVDYHCGNYVIVRGSTEPFFETMPLYARLGMHLLFYGKEQIVVLGTHKVDQLLRQQSIKQGQIYDDPKSAASIHSFIETYSIQIDELLEPDITKYKNFNEFFYRKLKPDARPVQNEDDKSVIVSAADCRLTVFTSIDLAKAFWVKGQNFNVPNLLNLPPDSPKAESFQNASIAIFRLAPADYHRFHCPIDCEVGDIENVPGHFYTVNPQAINEPGFDVLTANTRSILYLKHIPTGQLVAYVAVGALLVGSIQWTGGKEKGAVLKRGDELGYFAYGGSTIVIVFPKEIVEFDEDLVSNSQKPIETLVKVGYSIGKTVRA is encoded by the exons ATGTCCCTCCATGCGTCCAACATTGACAAGCCTATCGATCCTGTAACACCTGATACCTTGCCAGACGCCTCACatgaagacatcgcaaaCGGTCTTTCTGCCATTGTGGACCACTCCGCAGAGGCACCCAATGTGACCCACCACATCCATACGCCAATTCGCTCTCTCATCAATTCTCACTGGATCAAATCCTTGATACCTGGCATAGAGAAATTGGCTGTTGACTACCATTGCGGGAACTACGTGATTGTTAGAGGGAGCACTGAACCATTCTTTGAGACTATGCCTTTATACGCCAG ACTTGGAATGCATCTTTTATTCTACGGAAAAGAACAAATCGTTGTGCTTGGAACGCACAAAGTAGACCAGCTACTTCGCCAACAATCGATTAAG CAAGGACAAATCTATGACGATCCAAAATCTGCAGCATCTATTCATTCTTTTATTGAGACATATTCCATACAGATTGATGAATTACTCGAGCCCGATATCACCAAGTATAAGAATTTCAACGAGTTCTTTTACAG AAAATTGAAACCGGATGCTCGTCCGGTTCAGAACGAAGACGACAAAAGCGTCATCGTATCAGCCGCAGATTGCCGTTTAACAGTTTTCACTTCTATTGACCTTGCTAAAGCCTTTTG GGTCAAAGGGCAGAACTTTAACGTCCCTAATCTGCTTAACCTGCCACCCGACTCACCTAAAGCCGAGTCTTTCCAGAACGCCAGTATCGCTATTTTCCGTCTCGCCCCTGCGGATTACCATCGGTTCCACTGCCCCATTGACTGTGAGGTTGGGGACATTGAGAACGTTCCAGGTCATTTCTATACAG TCAATCCTCAAGCTATCAATGAACCTGGTTTCGATGTTTTAACGGCTAATACCCGTTCCATCTTGTATCTGAAGCATATTCCGACGGGTCAATTGGTCGCGTACGTTGCCGTGGGTGCTCTTCTCGTTGGCAGCATTCAGTGGACGGGCGGCAAAGAAAAGGGGGCCGTTTTGAAAAGAGGAGACGAACTTGG ATACTTTGCTTATGGCGGAAGCACAATTGTTATCGTTTTCCCCAAAGAAATTGTCGA GTTTGATGAA